ATTTTCAGAGCCTCCTCCACCGTGACCGCCTGGTCGGCGTTCCAGGGCTCCGGAGGATTGTGATCCACATTGCGGCGGGTGACAATGGCGTAGACGCCTTTAAAGACGTTTGGGGTTTCCACCGGGATGTCGGAGGAGCCGGTGATCACCACGCCAAGGTCGGTCAGCGCCCGCCAGGCGTGGCAGCTCTTTTCCCGCTCCTCGCCCACGCGGCTCGCCATCATGGGGATGTCGGTAGAGGTGGAGATGGGCTGGGTATTGATGATCAGGCCCATTTTTGCAATGCGCTTGTACTGGTCCGGATGCCCCACAAAACAGTGCACGATCCGGTGGCGGTGGTCGGTTTTTGGCGATTCCTTCAAAACCCGCTCATAAGCGTTCAGCAGCATCTCAAGGGCGCCGTCGCCGATGGCGTGGATGCACACCTGCATCCCGGCATTGTGGGCGGTGAGGATATTCTGGTACAGCTCCTCAGGGGTGTAGTAATAGAGGCCTGTGTTGCCGGGATCGTCGCTGTAGGGCTCCAGCATCCCCGCCGTCCTGGCACCAAGGGTGCCGTCGGACCACTGCTTCATGGGGCCGATGCGGTAAAAATCGTTTCCGTATCCGGTCCGCAGATCCGGGTGGCGCTCAAGGAACTCAGCGATATCTTCAGCCTTGGGCAGGGAGATTTTCTGATAAATGCGGACCGGGAGGCGGCCCTCGGCAATCAGCTCCTGGTAGGCGTTGTAGATATCGATGAAGTCCCCGCCATAGCCCAGGTCATAGGAGTCCTCGGTGTGGATGGAGGTGACGCCGTAGCGCAGAAGGTCGCCGCCGCCGTCCACAATGGCCCGCTTGATCTCGCTTAAGTTCTGTTTGGCGGTCTTATTCTTCTTGAACCACTCCAGCGACGCCTCGCGGATTACGCCGTTCGGCAGCCCGTCGCCGCCTAAGTCGAACTGGCCGCCTTCGATGTAGGTGTCCTTGCAAACGCCGACGCTCTCCAGCGCCGCCGTATTGGCAATGCCGATATGGCCGCAGGTGCGGATAATGAGGATGGGGTGGGTGCGGGAGACACGGTCCAGGTCATTTTTGTCCGGAAAGGTCTTCTCGCCGCTGAACAGGTTCTGGTTCCAGCCCCGGCCCAGGACCCAGGTCCCTTCAGGAATGCTGTGCTGGGCGATGAAGTCGGCGCAGCGGGAGACGATCTCCTCCTTGGAGCCCACTCCCTCTAAATTCACCGCGTTGATGGAGCAGCCATAGGCCACCAGATGGGTGTGGGTATCGATGAAGCCGGGGACCACTGCCCGGCCGCCAAGGTCCATCACCTGGGTGGAGCCGTCCGCCAGCGCTTCCACCT
This window of the Dysosmobacter acutus genome carries:
- a CDS encoding amidohydrolase — translated: MDLILKNGRVYTMDGKIAQAVAVQGDTIMKVGTNEEVEALADGSTQVMDLGGRAVVPGFIDTHTHLVAYGCSINAVNLEGVGSKEEIVSRCADFIAQHSIPEGTWVLGRGWNQNLFSGEKTFPDKNDLDRVSRTHPILIIRTCGHIGIANTAALESVGVCKDTYIEGGQFDLGGDGLPNGVIREASLEWFKKNKTAKQNLSEIKRAIVDGGGDLLRYGVTSIHTEDSYDLGYGGDFIDIYNAYQELIAEGRLPVRIYQKISLPKAEDIAEFLERHPDLRTGYGNDFYRIGPMKQWSDGTLGARTAGMLEPYSDDPGNTGLYYYTPEELYQNILTAHNAGMQVCIHAIGDGALEMLLNAYERVLKESPKTDHRHRIVHCFVGHPDQYKRIAKMGLIINTQPISTSTDIPMMASRVGEEREKSCHAWRALTDLGVVITGSSDIPVETPNVFKGVYAIVTRRNVDHNPPEPWNADQAVTVEEALKIFTINGAYSAFEDHRKGTITEGKLADMAVLDKDPFAVEAEALRDILVDHTILGGKVVYSR